The following are encoded in a window of Algiphilus aromaticivorans DG1253 genomic DNA:
- a CDS encoding nucleotidyltransferase family protein, producing the protein MSGRERCAVVVLAAGRSRRFRGGNKLLAGFGGRPLILSAVDAALRSRGAPVIVVTGHACASLHRVLRSRQRGRLRLVHNRRHRSGMASSLRRGLAAVPESCSGAVILPGDMPAVRARDIDSLIAALQPGDEAVVPVAGGRRANPVLIARALFPAMQRLAGDRGGRGLLADRPAVRETPGRSATLVDVDTRAQYRRLAARGGCHDGAHSS; encoded by the coding sequence GTGAGCGGGCGTGAACGCTGCGCGGTGGTGGTGCTTGCCGCCGGCCGCTCACGCCGTTTTCGCGGCGGCAACAAGCTGCTCGCCGGCTTCGGAGGGCGGCCGCTGATCCTGTCGGCGGTGGACGCCGCGCTGCGCTCGCGCGGTGCGCCGGTCATCGTTGTCACCGGGCACGCGTGCGCGTCGCTGCATCGCGTGCTGCGGAGCCGTCAGCGCGGCCGCCTGCGTCTGGTGCACAACCGTCGGCACCGCAGCGGTATGGCGAGCTCGCTGCGTCGCGGTCTCGCGGCCGTGCCCGAAAGCTGTTCCGGCGCCGTGATCCTGCCGGGCGACATGCCGGCAGTGCGCGCACGCGATATCGACAGCCTCATCGCTGCCTTGCAGCCGGGCGACGAGGCCGTCGTGCCCGTCGCCGGCGGACGCCGCGCCAATCCGGTGTTGATCGCCCGCGCGCTCTTCCCTGCCATGCAGCGCCTGGCCGGCGACCGCGGCGGGCGCGGCCTGCTGGCCGATCGCCCCGCGGTGCGCGAGACCCCCGGCCGGAGCGCGACGCTGGTCGACGTCGACACGCGCGCGCAGTATCGGCGGCTGGCGGCCCGAGGCGGCTGTCATGATGGCGCCCATTCTTCCTGA
- a CDS encoding XdhC family protein produces the protein MPDSLQFAEAQLPATWPDWPDYGLVDDLLPTLERWLAQGRRFALATLVHVEGGSPRPLGSEMAVDEAGECAGYVSGGCVEPEVARQALGTLADGQPRYLDFGAGSPMLDIQLACGGRIGIAVRALDDAPAHVARLRAARDAREAHTTRIEWDAGGYRGALDKQYLPPTRLIVAGGDPVSLALARLADALGFEVVLLRPRGPEHPPAGIALHDYDRRPIEEALAGLALDAWCAVYTLSHDADIDHAVLERALRSPAFCVGALGSRRKAGMRQERLRAAGIEEARLARLHTPAGLPIGGSTPQQIALSIIAQVVAERERA, from the coding sequence ATGCCGGATTCGCTGCAGTTCGCCGAGGCGCAGCTCCCGGCGACCTGGCCGGACTGGCCCGACTACGGCCTGGTCGACGACCTGCTGCCGACGCTGGAGCGCTGGCTTGCGCAGGGCCGGCGCTTCGCCCTCGCCACGCTGGTGCATGTCGAGGGCGGCTCACCGCGCCCGTTGGGCTCGGAGATGGCGGTGGATGAGGCCGGCGAGTGCGCCGGCTACGTCTCCGGCGGCTGCGTCGAGCCCGAGGTCGCGCGCCAGGCGCTGGGCACGCTCGCCGATGGCCAGCCCCGCTATCTCGATTTCGGCGCCGGCAGCCCGATGCTGGACATCCAGCTTGCCTGCGGCGGCCGCATCGGCATTGCCGTGCGCGCCCTCGACGACGCGCCGGCGCATGTAGCCCGCCTGCGCGCGGCGCGCGACGCCCGCGAGGCGCACACCACGCGTATCGAATGGGATGCCGGCGGCTATCGCGGCGCGCTGGACAAGCAGTATCTGCCGCCGACGCGCCTGATCGTCGCGGGCGGCGACCCGGTCAGCCTGGCGCTGGCGCGGCTGGCCGACGCCCTCGGCTTCGAGGTGGTGCTGTTGCGTCCGCGCGGCCCCGAGCACCCGCCGGCCGGCATCGCGCTGCACGACTACGACCGCCGGCCGATCGAGGAGGCGCTGGCAGGGCTGGCGCTGGACGCCTGGTGCGCGGTGTACACGCTCAGCCACGACGCGGATATCGATCACGCCGTGCTCGAGCGCGCGCTGCGCTCGCCCGCCTTCTGCGTCGGCGCCCTCGGCAGCCGGCGCAAGGCCGGCATGCGGCAGGAGCGCCTGCGCGCTGCCGGCATCGAGGAGGCGCGGTTGGCGCGGCTGCACACGCCGGCCGGGCTGCCCATCGGCGGTTCGACCCCGCAGCAGATCGCGCTGTCCATCATCGCGCAGGTCGTCGCCGAGCGTGAGCGGGCGTGA